The DNA region AACGTTCCACGCGTTGGAGGGCATCGACCGATCACTCTCGTCGACCCGTCAAAAATTCGACGGTGCCGGCGTCAGTCGAGTCCCGCGACGCGTTCGACGACCCGCTCGTGGAGCGCCTCTCGTGTCCGGTGGCTCTCCTCGGCGTCAGTCCGAACTTCGATAGCCTGCGTGCCATCGCTCGCGACGGAGTCGGCGTACGCCTCGCGGAACTCCGCTCGTCCCTCGACGCGCTCGAAATCGAGGCCGTAGAGGTCGCCGGTCGCCCGGAAGTCGAGGCCGTGCGGCGTCTTGAACTGCGAGGTAAAGGGCGGGTCGTACTCCTCGATGGGGAGCATGTGGAAGATGCCGCCGCCGTCGTTGTTGACGAGGACGACTGTCGCGTCGACTTCACACCGGCCGAGCGCCAGCAGCCCGTTCATGTCGTGATAGTACGCGAGGTCGCCGAGCACGAGCGTCAGCGGGTCGGTCGTCGCGCTCCCCGCGCCGAGCGCCGTCGAGACGATGCCGTCGATGCCCGACGCGCCGCGGTTGCCGAGCGGCGTAACGTTCTTCTCGGAGGGGCGTGCGAAGCGGTCGAGGTCGCGGACGGGCATGCTGTTGGAGACGAACAGCGTCGACGGGTCCGGCGCGAGGTCGGCCACATCTTCCAGAATCTTGCCCTCGAACAGCTCCTCGGTCCCGTCGACGGTCTCCCAGTGCTCGCGGTCGGCCGCGACCCACCGCTCTCGCCACGCGGAACTGTCGGGACCGGAGACGAGACGGGCGACGTGGGCGGCGAGGCGTGAGGGATCGGCGACGACGAGGTCCGAGGCCGTGAACTCGGCTTCCCGCCACTCGGCGGCGGGGTCGACGACCAACTGTCGGGCGTCGGTCCGGGCGAGGTACTTTCTGAGCGGTTTCGAGGTGGGTGATGCACCGATACGGAGGACGACCTCGGGGTCGGGCCAGTCGGCGACGGCCTCGGCGTCGAGGAAGCCGTCGTACCCGCCGACGACTGGCGTCGTGCGGACGTGGCCGCCGAACCGGAAGCCGGAGAGCGGGTCGGCCAGAATCGGGAATCCGGTGCCGTGCGAGAGGACGGCCATCGCCTCGGAGTCGACGCCCGGAGGGTCCGCGGGTCCGGCGACGACGAGTCCGCGTTCAACCGAGAGCGCCTCGGCGACCTGCCGGAGTTCCCGGTCGTCTAGCTGCGGCACGCCGCGAGTCGTCTGGACGTACGCACCGTCGTTGCTGCCGCCGCTGCGGTCGCCGCCACCGTCGCGACCACGAGCGCCCAGCGACGAGAGGCCGACGGGCACGTCGCCGTCGACCGGGATTGGCTCTAAGGGTTTTCGGAACGGGACGTTGAGGTGGACCGGTCCGGAGGGCGTCCCCGTCGCCTGCGCCAGCGCGCGGTGCGCCGTCGTTCGGAGACCGCGGAGTTTTCTGTCGGTCGCCTCGGGCTCGGGGAGGTCCTTGTACCATCGGACCGAATCGCCGTAGAGCTTCTCCTGGTCGATGGTCTGGTTCGCCCCCGAGTCACGGAGTTCCGGCGGACGGTCGGCGGTCAACACGAGCATCGGGACGCGCGCCTGCGACGCCTCGACGACGGCGGGATGGAAGTTCGCGGCGGCGGTGCCGGAGGTACAGACGAGCGGCGTCACATCGCCGGTTCGTCGCGCCCGGCCGAGCGCGAAGTACGCCGCCGAGCGTTCGTCGAGGTGCGAGAAGACGTGGATCTCGTCGTGCCGGGCGAACGCGACGGTCAGCGGCGTCGAGCGACTTCCCGGCGCGATGCAGGCGGCGGAGACGCCCGCCTCGGCGAGTTCGTCGACGAGCACGCGCGCCCACAGCGTGTTTCGGTTCGGCGCGGTCATCGTTCGGACGTTGGCGCGCGTCGCCAAATAGGCGACGTGATTGCCTCGCGTCTGCTCCACCGTTGCGGGGGTCGCCGCTCGCTCAAGAGACCTATAACGGACCACGCCAACGAGCGACCGTGACCGACGAACACGCCCTCGTCGAACGGCACGATATCGACTCGGAAGACCAGTTAGACCGCGAAATTCTCCATCTCGTTCGCCGGCTTCGACGTGAGGGGTACACGCTGCGAGAGATCGTCCCCCGACTCCGTCGGAAGGCGGACTCCGACGCCGAGTTCGCCGAGGAGTACGACAAGTGGGACTACACGCCCTCGGAGTCCGGTCGTGCCGTCGTCGACGACGAGTGACGACGGCGCGACTGGAAACTCGAACCCACTGTCCTGCCGACTACCGTTCTAGCTCGTCCAGAATCGGCCGGACTTTCGGCTGCAGTTCGTCCCACTCTGCCTCCGGGTCGCTGTCGCCGACGATGCCGTTGCCCGCGAACAGCGTCGCCTGCGCCCCGCCCGCGACACCCGAGCGAATTCCGACGGCGAACTCGCCGTCGCCGTCGCCGTCGAACCAGCCGACGGGCGAAGCGTACCACCCGCGGTCGAACGACTCCGTCTCGCGGATCGTCCGCAGCGCCGCTTCGAGCGGCAGGCCGCCGACGGCGGGCGTCGGGTGGAGCGCCTCGACGAGCGAGAGGACGTGCGTGTCGCCGTCGAGCGTCGTCGAGATTGGTGTCCGGAGGTGCTGGATGTTGCTCAGTTTGCGAATGCGCTTCTCGCGGGCAGTCACGTCGCCGAACTGCGCCAGTTGCTCGCAGATGGTGTCGGCGACGAGTTGCTGTTCGTGCTGGAGTTTCTCGCTCTCCAAGAGCGACGCGGCGTAGTCGGCGTCGTCCTCGGGCGTCCCGCCGCGCGGCATCGACCCGGCCAACGCCTCGGTCTCGACGGTTCGGCCCTCGCGCTTGACGAGTCGTTCCGGTGGGGGGCCGAAGAAGGCCGCCTCGTCGGTCGGTTGCACGAGGAAGCGATAACACTCGGGGTACGTCCGGCGCAGGCGTTCGAGTACGTCCGGGATGTCGACGTCCTCGGCGAGTTCGAGGTCCAACGCCGTCGCCAACACGACTTTCAGCAGGTCGCCCGAGCGGATGCGCTCGGTGACGCGCTCGACCTGTGCGGTCCACTCGTCTCTCGGCGTGCGCCAGCGTCGATCCACGACGCCCGGCGATCCGCCGCTCGGTCGCATCATCGGCAGTTCCGAGAGTGACTCGCGTGCGGTGTCGAGCGCGTTATCGGCTGATTCGGACGTCGCGTTCGGGCCGTACTCGACGACGGTGAGCCACGTCGCGTCGTCGCCGCGGGTCAGCTGGACGCGCGGGAGAACGAACGTCGCCGCGGCGAACCCGGTCCACGGCGGCGTCTCTTCGTGGTCGACGTCGAACGAGAGGCCACCGAGCATCCGCGGACGAGTCGCCGCCGGGCCGTCGTGGTCCACGTCGTCGAAGACGGCACCGGCCTCCTCGCGGAGGCTATCGAAGCGATCCATTCCCGATGCGGTGAGGTGCGCCGCCGCCCCGCCGCCGACGAGTTCGAGTCCGTCGGGCGACGCCCAGTGGACTCGGGGGGCGTTCTGGTCGGCAAGAAAGGCCCGAAACGAAACGTCCGGAATCTCGCAGGACCGACTCACGAGCGTCGCCTCGGCGTGCGACGCCGTCGTCTGCTGGTTGCGCTGCGCCGGATTCATCTACGTCTGGTTGGGACGCGGGGCTTTTCAACCCCACCTTTTGCGCTGCGGGCGCGCAAAGCGCGCCCTCGGCAAAAGCTGGACCAAAAGCACTCGTCACTCACTTCGGCGGCTTCGCCGCCTCCGTTCGTTCCTCGGCCCGCTCGCTCGGCTTCGCCTCGCTAGCGGAGAGTAACCCTTGTTACCGGTGCCCCATCGGTCGAGGTGGTGCTCTCCCAGAACGACCGTCATTGTTCAACAGCACACCTACAGGAAAAAGCCCATACGCGATACAGAGAAGGAATGTTCCTAGCCTAAAGTTATTCAGAACAACTACTCCTG from Haloprofundus halobius includes:
- the menD gene encoding 2-succinyl-5-enolpyruvyl-6-hydroxy-3-cyclohexene-1-carboxylic-acid synthase, with the protein product MTAPNRNTLWARVLVDELAEAGVSAACIAPGSRSTPLTVAFARHDEIHVFSHLDERSAAYFALGRARRTGDVTPLVCTSGTAAANFHPAVVEASQARVPMLVLTADRPPELRDSGANQTIDQEKLYGDSVRWYKDLPEPEATDRKLRGLRTTAHRALAQATGTPSGPVHLNVPFRKPLEPIPVDGDVPVGLSSLGARGRDGGGDRSGGSNDGAYVQTTRGVPQLDDRELRQVAEALSVERGLVVAGPADPPGVDSEAMAVLSHGTGFPILADPLSGFRFGGHVRTTPVVGGYDGFLDAEAVADWPDPEVVLRIGASPTSKPLRKYLARTDARQLVVDPAAEWREAEFTASDLVVADPSRLAAHVARLVSGPDSSAWRERWVAADREHWETVDGTEELFEGKILEDVADLAPDPSTLFVSNSMPVRDLDRFARPSEKNVTPLGNRGASGIDGIVSTALGAGSATTDPLTLVLGDLAYYHDMNGLLALGRCEVDATVVLVNNDGGGIFHMLPIEEYDPPFTSQFKTPHGLDFRATGDLYGLDFERVEGRAEFREAYADSVASDGTQAIEVRTDAEESHRTREALHERVVERVAGLD
- a CDS encoding isochorismate synthase, which encodes MNPAQRNQQTTASHAEATLVSRSCEIPDVSFRAFLADQNAPRVHWASPDGLELVGGGAAAHLTASGMDRFDSLREEAGAVFDDVDHDGPAATRPRMLGGLSFDVDHEETPPWTGFAAATFVLPRVQLTRGDDATWLTVVEYGPNATSESADNALDTARESLSELPMMRPSGGSPGVVDRRWRTPRDEWTAQVERVTERIRSGDLLKVVLATALDLELAEDVDIPDVLERLRRTYPECYRFLVQPTDEAAFFGPPPERLVKREGRTVETEALAGSMPRGGTPEDDADYAASLLESEKLQHEQQLVADTICEQLAQFGDVTAREKRIRKLSNIQHLRTPISTTLDGDTHVLSLVEALHPTPAVGGLPLEAALRTIRETESFDRGWYASPVGWFDGDGDGEFAVGIRSGVAGGAQATLFAGNGIVGDSDPEAEWDELQPKVRPILDELER